GCACCGTCTGCTCGAGCGCCGCGACGATCAGCAGGCACAGGTCCGCGCCGTGCGCGCGTGCCTCCCACACCTGGTACGGCGTCACGACGAAGTCCTTGCGCAGCACGGGGATGTCCACGCGCGCCCGCACCGCGTCGAGGTCGGCGAGCGAGCCGTTGAACCGGCGCTGCTCGGTGAGCACCGAGATCGCGGTCGCGCCGCCCTTCTCGTACTCGGCGGCCAGCGCGGCCGGGTCGGAGATCGCGGCCAGCGCACCCTTGCTGGGGCTGGACCGCTTCACCTCGGCAATCACGGTCACCGCGTCCTCGACGCGCAGACGCCCGACGCAGTCGATGGCCGACGGCCGGCGCGCGGCGAGCTCCTTGACCTGGTCCAGGGGCGTCGCCGCCTCGCGTGCCGCCAGGTCCTCGCGGACCCCGGCGACGATGTCGTCGAGCACGCTCATCGCTGCCTCACCTCTCGGTTCCCTGTGGCTCCCCCAGTGGGAACTGCTCCCCCGGGC
The Cellulomonas gilvus ATCC 13127 DNA segment above includes these coding regions:
- the trpC gene encoding indole-3-glycerol phosphate synthase TrpC; amino-acid sequence: MSVLDDIVAGVREDLAAREAATPLDQVKELAARRPSAIDCVGRLRVEDAVTVIAEVKRSSPSKGALAAISDPAALAAEYEKGGATAISVLTEQRRFNGSLADLDAVRARVDIPVLRKDFVVTPYQVWEARAHGADLCLLIVAALEQTVLESLVERVHSLGMTALVEVHDADEVARAVDAGARVIGVNARDLRSLEVDRTTFNRVAPSIPSDVVKIAESGVRGPHDVMEYARAGADAVLVGEALVTDDAPRRSVADLVAAGAHPSLRAVRQ